The DNA segment GATGCGATCCGCTCGCACAGCTTGTTCGCGACCGGTTTCGATTAACTCCCGGGTAAACATCGATTCGAGCGCTTTGGTGACGATTGCGGCATACACTTCGTGCCCTTCGGCCGATAGCCGTGCAATCGTTCCCCCGATGCCTAAGATTTCGTCGTCTGGGTGTGGCGCTATTACTAATACTCTCATCGGTTCCTCAAAAGATATCGTGATCGCCCATCGCAGTATACCAGCTCCGAAAATCGGTAAACGCACCCAATCGCTCAGAACTGGCTAACGGGTAGGCGCCAAAGTAAAAGACCGGCACATCCATCGCAAAACCGGATTTTTCGATCCAATAGTGACGATTCTTGTCATGCCGGTTATGCCACATTTGCACTTCCAGACCGTAGGTGTCGGCAATATCGAGGATCGATTTGATAACCGCCTCCCCCGCGGTACGGTTATCGGCTGCGCCCAGCCATTCTACGATATTGATCCGGGTCGGCCGCTCCTGCGGAAAAAGCTTCACAACCGCTGACGACAACAACCGCCCCGCTTCCCGATACTCGAACGTATAATATTTGCTCATGGGATGCCGGCAAAACCGCCAATTGTAGTACTCCGGCGAACGTTGAATGTAATACTTTTTTCCGGCGACGGTAACATCGATCAGCGGTTGATACTCATCGTCAAACATCCGGCAGCGCTCAAGTCGCTCGATCAATCCATCCGCAGGGTCGCGTGGCGACGTGTTTTTCCCGCGCCATGTCATCGATGGCAACAGCTCGATTTCAACATATTCCTTTTGCATCATTTGCGCAGGGTGGCTTTCCCGATTGGGACGGGTAAAAACCATCTCATAGCCTTGGCCGGCAAATTCTTGCAACGCCCAACTTACAAGCCGCGCGTAATAACCTTTTCCCCGGTAAGCGGGATCGTTCATTACCGTATGGTTCGATAGCGCTTTGCCGCTGGTTCCGTTGATGATGCAATCGCGCGGCGTATATCCAATATGGCTGACAAGCTTGCCGTCAATCCATACGCCCTTGCTAAGACCGCCACCGAAACAACTATCGAAGTATTGCCAGTAATAATACTCCTTTGATATTTCACGGTTGAACACCCGTTTAAACATCGTTAAGGCTTCGTCGACCCGGCTTCGATCAATTGTGCCAAACGCAATATCCGACATCGTTCTACTCCTTTGAATTCAACGATTCACCGGTTTTGTTCGAGAAGAACCGGCGAAACAGAACCCCAACTGTCAAAAACAATATCTTCACGTCAAACAGTATAGATTGCCGTTCGAGGTATTCCAGATCGAGCGAGTATTTCTGATCCCACGATCGCTCTTGTCCTTGATAATTCACTTGGTTCCAACCCGTTAGTCCGGGCTTCACATCGGCGCGTTTGCTATACTTTTCCGGCATCACCTGATAATGTCCTTCCGGCAATGCGCGCGGCCCGATCACCGACATGTGACCTTCCAGTACATTGATGAGCTGTGGGAGTTCATCCAAGCTGGTTCGGCGAATAAAACGGCCAACCGGACGCAGTCGGTCTTTGTCGGGCAGCAATTCGCCTGCAGCATCCCTTTCATTCGTCATGGTCCGGAACTTATACGACTGGAACGGCTTCCGGTTTTTTCCTACCCGCACGGATTTGTAAATCACCGGGCTGCCAAAAGCGATATATACACTGACGATTATGAGCAGCCAGAACGGCAAAAGTAATACCATTGCAACTAAAACAATGGTAATATCCATGACGCGTTTCACCACCAACGAGAGTTTATTCACTTGGGTTACGCTTTCCGGTTTGCTACGTTAGTCTTACTTGCTACGCTATCAAGAATCATCTGCTCATACTTCTGGGAGACTGCCGCAATATGGTGATTCTTGAGCGCGTATGCTTTGCCATTTTTGCCGAACGCCACCCGCTGTTCGGGCGTAATCGCCATTAACTCACCAATGGCTTGCACGATAGCTTGCGGATTTTCCGGCGATATTGTTAACCCGGCATTTGCTTCTTTCACGGGATCGTTTCCGATGGCAGACGTGAAAATAATGGGACGTTCCCCCATTAAACAAGCATAGAGTTTGTTGAAGGCGATCCCATACCGGTAAATCGAGCGGTGATTAGCAACCACTAAAAAGGCGGAAGCTTCGTTCATCGTATCCTGCAATTGTTCTGCCGGTATCCAACCGAGAAATTTTATGTTCGTTAAACCGGATTCGGTTGCCAATCGCTCCAAACGATCTTTCCCCGGACCACTACCCACCAAAGTAAACGCCACTGCTGTATTCCCGGATTCCTGCAATAATCTCGCGGCCTCGATCACAATATCGAAATTGATACCGCGCGCAGGAAAGGTCGTTATCAACATCACGTTGAATGGTACGCTGTAAACCCCGTCGTCCGGCTTGATTCGGTCAAAGTAAACCGGATTCACTGGATTGGGAATCCAAACAAACTTACTGGGTGGAATTCCGATGTCAGACAAGCGATCGCCAACATGCGGTAGGATCGAAATCACCCGTGCTGCCGATTTCATCAACACTTTCTCTTCCAGCAGCAGCGCTTTTCCCATCAACGATTTCGGAGAGATGAAGTTGCTTTCAAACAGTGATTGCGGCCAAACGTCGTTCAGTTCATAAACAAACGCAGTCCGCCGGAACTTGGCGAGGAGAAACGCCGCAATCGGCGCAAGCATGTGTACACAAGTGCCGATGATGACATCGGGGCGCTCCGCTCGAAACATACCAGCGAAGACCGACCGTACCGAAAACTCCAACATTCCTATGGCACGCCGCCAATTGTTTGCACGATACGCTCGCGTTCGCAACCAAACAAAGGTCACGCCGTCTTTTATTTCCTCTTTCCGAGACTCACCCGGCGCGAGATGTTCTTCTTTGAAACTGAAATGATTAAAGCTCGAGGCAAATATCGTTACTCGATGCCCCTGCTTCACCAGATATTTACATAAGTCATGCTGCCGGGCGTTATATCGAGAGTAATGACTTATTATCCAAACGTTCATTCTGTTCCTATACTTTGATTAACCCGAAAAATACTGCGTTGCACTACTCAGCACTCTTACAGTCGTTCAATAAATATTACAAATCAATTCTGAATTATTTTCTTACACAATCATTCACATCTATTATACTACATAACTCGACGCAAAGGTAGTAAACAAGGTTCGACTCTGCAACTTCAACAAGGAAGAAACCTCGCGACAAACGATAAGCTGACTCCGGGTAGACCGACAAGAAAGCATTTTTATAGTTACATATTAGAACTTGAAAACAAATAACAGTGACAATTTCTATAATTCTTTATATATCAATAACATAGATTCACACAAACTTGTTTTTTGTTAACCTTTGTTTTTGGTGTTGGTTGCATTATCTTATCCTGCTTGTTGAAGCAATGGGATCATCACATCTTCAGAATCGAAAGGAATAGTCACGCTTCTGTCTTTGGATATTCTTGTTTCCAGACACGAATCGTGTCTGAGAGAATCGAACAAACAAGAGTAAACAACGTACAAGAAAGTACGGTTGCTTCGACAGCAAATCATCAGATATTTGGAATTCACTAACACATGAAATCGAATAAAATTCGAAAAGACGTTTTTTTTGGATCGATGGGGGTTGTCACCATCGATCTACTTCAACTTGTGATAAGCGTAATCATCGCTCGTGCGTTAGGTCCGGAGGGGCGAGGAACCTATTCACTTATTGTTGGTTTTACGGGCATACTTTCGTTTTTAGTTGGACTCAATACAGCATCAGCAAACTCATATCTTGCGGGGAGCCGGAAGTTCCCCTTATCGGATTTGCTGGGCGGTTCGATCATCATGATGTTTGTTACTTGGCTGTTCGCAATCATCGTTGGATTCCTCTTAGTCTATTTTGATGCCCCTTTTATTCGCGGTATCAATCCGAATCAATTATATTTTGTTTTACTGGTATATCCCTTTGCACTATCACAGAACTACTTCCGCGGCATCCTGATCGGCACGAAGAATTATGTAAAGACTGTGCGAGCCGATGTTACCGGTTTTTTACTGTCGGTAACGACGTTATCGCTTTGTTTTTTATTCGGTTGGATATCACTATGGGCTGCGGTTATAACGTGGGGATTGATTGCAGTAACAACGACAACCATGAATTTGTATTCAGTCACTCGCGAAATCCCTAATCATTTACCTTCTTTCAATCGTAAAGCTTTGATTGAACAAATTCGTTATGGCGCTCGTTCTTATTTTGCGAAAACCATGACTTGGGTGAACAACACCTCCGATATCTACATCGGAGCTATGTTCCTTACGAAAGCGGAAATCGGATACTATGTTACGGCGT comes from the bacterium genome and includes:
- a CDS encoding PIG-L family deacetylase, with product MRVLVIAPHPDDEILGIGGTIARLSAEGHEVYAAIVTKALESMFTRELIETGREQAVRADRILGVKQTIFPDIFPAAMVDTIPHADVNAGIRKLIVEIDPELLFIPFIG
- a CDS encoding polysaccharide biosynthesis C-terminal domain-containing protein yields the protein MKSNKIRKDVFFGSMGVVTIDLLQLVISVIIARALGPEGRGTYSLIVGFTGILSFLVGLNTASANSYLAGSRKFPLSDLLGGSIIMMFVTWLFAIIVGFLLVYFDAPFIRGINPNQLYFVLLVYPFALSQNYFRGILIGTKNYVKTVRADVTGFLLSVTTLSLCFLFGWISLWAAVITWGLIAVTTTTMNLYSVTREIPNHLPSFNRKALIEQIRYGARSYFAKTMTWVNNTSDIYIGAMFLTKAEIGYYVTAFGLANKLWIVPNSLGASIVSRIAEAPDGKPQLLKLSSQITFFITLVLGFLLATFGYLIIYFLYSKKFSASYIPLLLMLPGIVFKSISLLMMRQLQGTNRPTVTSTIAIVSAGTHLGLNFVFIPLFSFNGMAIASSVASLLEFALLFYMIRKTTGYKLTELLFLDANAKAYLMSALKKYGQSNRYTRRFFSR
- a CDS encoding sugar transferase, whose amino-acid sequence is MNKLSLVVKRVMDITIVLVAMVLLLPFWLLIIVSVYIAFGSPVIYKSVRVGKNRKPFQSYKFRTMTNERDAAGELLPDKDRLRPVGRFIRRTSLDELPQLINVLEGHMSVIGPRALPEGHYQVMPEKYSKRADVKPGLTGWNQVNYQGQERSWDQKYSLDLEYLERQSILFDVKILFLTVGVLFRRFFSNKTGESLNSKE
- a CDS encoding GNAT family N-acetyltransferase; amino-acid sequence: MSDIAFGTIDRSRVDEALTMFKRVFNREISKEYYYWQYFDSCFGGGLSKGVWIDGKLVSHIGYTPRDCIINGTSGKALSNHTVMNDPAYRGKGYYARLVSWALQEFAGQGYEMVFTRPNRESHPAQMMQKEYVEIELLPSMTWRGKNTSPRDPADGLIERLERCRMFDDEYQPLIDVTVAGKKYYIQRSPEYYNWRFCRHPMSKYYTFEYREAGRLLSSAVVKLFPQERPTRINIVEWLGAADNRTAGEAVIKSILDIADTYGLEVQMWHNRHDKNRHYWIEKSGFAMDVPVFYFGAYPLASSERLGAFTDFRSWYTAMGDHDIF
- a CDS encoding glycosyltransferase family 4 protein; the protein is MNVWIISHYSRYNARQHDLCKYLVKQGHRVTIFASSFNHFSFKEEHLAPGESRKEEIKDGVTFVWLRTRAYRANNWRRAIGMLEFSVRSVFAGMFRAERPDVIIGTCVHMLAPIAAFLLAKFRRTAFVYELNDVWPQSLFESNFISPKSLMGKALLLEEKVLMKSAARVISILPHVGDRLSDIGIPPSKFVWIPNPVNPVYFDRIKPDDGVYSVPFNVMLITTFPARGINFDIVIEAARLLQESGNTAVAFTLVGSGPGKDRLERLATESGLTNIKFLGWIPAEQLQDTMNEASAFLVVANHRSIYRYGIAFNKLYACLMGERPIIFTSAIGNDPVKEANAGLTISPENPQAIVQAIGELMAITPEQRVAFGKNGKAYALKNHHIAAVSQKYEQMILDSVASKTNVANRKA